Within Vigna unguiculata cultivar IT97K-499-35 chromosome 2, ASM411807v1, whole genome shotgun sequence, the genomic segment ACAAACTGTGAAAGAATTTGCCAAGAACTCTTATGAGAATTCCCGTAGTAGATACCGGGACACTGATGAGCAAATAAAGGAATTGCAAGAGAGAGTTTCCTCTCTGCAAGAAGAACTTGGAGAAGGTGTTGACATTGAAGATGATGAAGCTCGGCGTTTGATAGCAGGAGCTGCTCTTCAATCATGCCAAGAGGCATTGACGAAGTTAGAAAAGAAACAGGAAAGATCACTTGATGAAACTAAAATCGAATCCAAAAGGGTAAAGGATGTCAAGGCCAAGGTGGGCTCTCTCATGGACGAATTCCATTATGAACGGAACAATTCTAAAGAACCAGGGATCCaaagtgatttaaaaataatagcaGAAACAGAATTGGATGAAAATGCCGATGATTTGAGTCGGAAGAAGAAGGAGTTGCAATTATTAAAGGAGAACCTTAAAGAGAACTTCGAAACTAGCTCCAATTCATCATTCAGTGTAGCAGAGATGGCAGAGAAGATTGATGAGCTAGTGAACAAAGTGATCAGTTTGGAAACTGCAGTATCATCCCAGAGCGCTATGGTGAAGAGATTGAGAACAGAAACTGATGAACTTCAGGAGCAGATTCGAATTCTGGAAAAGGATAAGGAGAATCTTATCAACGACAGAAATACATTGAATGACCAACTGAGGAAGATGGAAAAAAAGATGCATGGAGTAGAGGATCTAAACCAAATAGTTGAGGATCAGAATAGCAATCTCCAAACCCAACTCACGGAAGCACATTCTAATCTTGATCATCTCTCAGAGAAAGTCCAAAACGTGCAGCCAGGTGAGGAGTCTAACACCACACATTTATCAGATGAACAAAAGGATTCATCAACCCAAGAGGAAATAAAATGCGAATCTACAGCTGGTTTGGTAGAGGATGATGATGCAACAGATAAGGGGCTTAAGGTTGCTGGTACTGTCGAAGATGATCTAACATCAGACAACAAGCCTGAGGTCACTGGCTCACCATTTGCTAATGGCACCGGTTCGTTGGAAAATGATGTTAAGTCGGTAAATGAGGTTGAGGTCACCAGTTccttaaaaatggaagaaacaACCCCTGTGGAAAACAAATTTACAGAAGatttaaaagaagaagagaagaatgtAAATCCTGGCAAAGGTGATGAAAAGGCAACAACTGATGTGAGCACTACCACAGAAAATCAAGAAGTCGGACAGCAACTAGCAAGCAACAAGCTAGATAGTTGTTCAGAGAGTTCAGAGAAACAGCAAGAAAATGATGCTAAACAAAGTTCGTGTGAGATAGAGAATCCTCTCAAAGTTGATTCCAAGGAGCAGGCAACAGCACAAGATGAACCTGATTGGCAGAAATTGTTAACAGATTGTTTACAAATGGAAGAAACAACCCCTGTGGAAAACAACTTTCCAGAAGAGTTAAAAGAACAAGAGAAGAATGTAAATCCTGGCAAACGTGATGAAAAGGCAACAACTGATGTGAGCACTACCACAGAAAGCCAGGAAGTCGAACAGCAACTAGAAAGCAACAAGCTAGATAGTTGTTCAGAGAGTTCAGAGAAACAGCAAGAAAATGATGCTAAACAAAGTCCATGTGAGATAGAGAAATCTCTCAAAGTTGATTCTAATGAGCAGGCAACAGCACAAGATGAACCTGATTGGCGGAAATTGTTTACAAATGGAATGCATGATAGAGAACAAGTTCTGTTGGCTGAATATACTAATACTCTTCGAAACTATAAAGATGTCAAGAAGAGGCTGGCTGAAATAGAGACGAAAAATCAAGATAGCAACTTTAATTCGTCTGTGCAGCTAAAAGAACTGAAGACAGCCAATGCCACGAAAGATGAACAGATAAAAATTCTGCGTCAGAAACTAGTTCTCTTGCAGAGAAGCTTTGAAGGAAATGAATATTGTGCAGAGGTAACTGTAGTGATGCCATCAGAAAAGAACGGCATCGAGGAACTTCTGAAAATTGAACCTGAATCTACTTCACCTATTGAAGACAAATTCCGGTCAAACGTGGATGAAATTCTAGAGGAGAATTTAACGTTCTGGTTAAAATTCAGTGCTTATTACTCTGAGATACAGAAGTTTCAAACCACTGTGAAAGATTTGCAGACCGAGCTATCAAAACTACAGGAGAGAGGAAAGACGTCAGAGGGTAGTAGTAGCATAAAGTATTCTATAAGATCAGATGCAAAACCAATTTACAAACACCTAACAGAGATCCAGGGTGAAATAACAGTCTGGATGGAAAAAGGTGCTGTGTTAAAAGAAGAACTGCATAGTCGATTCACATCTTTGTGTGACATCCAAGAGGAGATAACAGCAGCATTGAAATCCAGTGCTGAAGATGATGACTTCAGGTTCACAAGCTACCAAGCTGCCAAGTTCCAaggtgaaattttgaacatGAAACAGGAAAACAACAAGGTTGCTGATGAACTTCAAGCGGGTTTAGATGTTGTATCAGCTCTCCAACTTGACATAGAAAAGGCTCTGGTGAACTTGAATGATGAACACGGGTTCTCGGTTTCAAAAAGACAACAAAATGGCCAGCTAAGACAATCAGAGACTCGGGCCAAGGTTCCTCTGAGGTCTTTTATCTTTGGCTCCAAACCAAAGAAACAATCAATCTTCTCCTGTATGGCCCCTGGAACGAATCGGAAATACCGGTAGGAGCAGGATCGTATGtacaaagttttctttttttccatgTATTACTTTAGTTTTTTCATCTTTGTGAAAATTCTTTTATCGGTTAAATTAGGCTGCAGTTTATTGACAGATATGCCTTTTTACTAAAAGGGaatattcaattttaactttttggCGGTTCATAAATGATAAGTTGGTGAGAAGTGTGACAAAATGTAGTATTTTGGTCTACAGTTCTCTTCGTATTTTGAGCATACGAGTAGGAGAGATTATAATTTGGTACTGATAATTTTATGGCTAGCAAAGTAGAAATTCATATATGACCAGAACAGTATTAGATGATACTCTCACAAAACCCTAAAAGAAGGAACGAAGGAATCAACAACTGTCAATAGTGGATGACAAaaaccaaatataaaaaataaatttgccATGTAACATAGTAAGCCAATTCCCATTTTGGTAGACTTCTCTAGCCACCTATTTTACAGCCAATAAACAAGCTACAGATGAACTTCTCTGGAGGCAAGCTCTTATCGAGTGCCAAAACCTGATGAAGTTACACCATTGCTAGCAAGCATTCCCATATGCCCTCAGCTAAGCAGGTGCCTACCCAACGTGAAAAAATAAAGGATAGTAAACAGGTTGGGAAACATGCCATCCAGAGACTGAATATGATTGAAGAATCCCAAAACTTAAATCCAGATAAATATTTCAGTATCTTCAATTGCCCTTCTTTGTTGTATCTTGTGGTAACTGCAGCCCCATGAGGCCGAGCAAATTAGAAGCAGGACCAGGAAGGCCTTGTTGGGAAGAAAAGGAATCAAGAAAGCTTTTTACTAAATTTACATCCACATCTACAGGAGAAAAATCCTCGTCCATATTATGTCCTGACGAATTAGATGTTCCCTGAAAGTGAATTCAAATGCAAGAGCAAACAAACATCAGTCTTG encodes:
- the LOC114173098 gene encoding protein NETWORKED 2D-like → MLQRAASNAYSWWWVSHIRTKQSKWMEQNLQDMEEKVQSVMKLLAEEGDSFAKRAEMYYKRRPELISFVEESFKAYRALAERYDHISTELQNANNTIASVFPDRVPFMDEDDDDQRPPKKNPEKLKNIPKPPHKDLKTVITTAAAASKKLQSKKSAATAAAATPKVPKSGLSRKEARGEIDKLQKEILALQTVKEFAKNSYENSRSRYRDTDEQIKELQERVSSLQEELGEGVDIEDDEARRLIAGAALQSCQEALTKLEKKQERSLDETKIESKRVKDVKAKVGSLMDEFHYERNNSKEPGIQSDLKIIAETELDENADDLSRKKKELQLLKENLKENFETSSNSSFSVAEMAEKIDELVNKVISLETAVSSQSAMVKRLRTETDELQEQIRILEKDKENLINDRNTLNDQLRKMEKKMHGVEDLNQIVEDQNSNLQTQLTEAHSNLDHLSEKVQNVQPGEESNTTHLSDEQKDSSTQEEIKCESTAGLVEDDDATDKGLKVAGTVEDDLTSDNKPEVTGSPFANGTGSLENDVKSVNEVEVTSSLKMEETTPVENKFTEDLKEEEKNVNPGKGDEKATTDVSTTTENQEVGQQLASNKLDSCSESSEKQQENDAKQSSCEIENPLKVDSKEQATAQDEPDWQKLLTDCLQMEETTPVENNFPEELKEQEKNVNPGKRDEKATTDVSTTTESQEVEQQLESNKLDSCSESSEKQQENDAKQSPCEIEKSLKVDSNEQATAQDEPDWRKLFTNGMHDREQVLLAEYTNTLRNYKDVKKRLAEIETKNQDSNFNSSVQLKELKTANATKDEQIKILRQKLVLLQRSFEGNEYCAEVTVVMPSEKNGIEELLKIEPESTSPIEDKFRSNVDEILEENLTFWLKFSAYYSEIQKFQTTVKDLQTELSKLQERGKTSEGSSSIKYSIRSDAKPIYKHLTEIQGEITVWMEKGAVLKEELHSRFTSLCDIQEEITAALKSSAEDDDFRFTSYQAAKFQGEILNMKQENNKVADELQAGLDVVSALQLDIEKALVNLNDEHGFSVSKRQQNGQLRQSETRAKVPLRSFIFGSKPKKQSIFSCMAPGTNRKYR